A window of Aeromicrobium sp. Sec7.5 genomic DNA:
GCAGTACGAGACGGCGCGGTCCTCGTCGACTCGGGTCAGGGAGACCCGGCCGCCCAGCTCAGCTGGGGTCGAGCTCGCCCGCGAGCGCGCGCAGCACCTGGGCCACCGGCTTGGCCTTGCGGGCATCGGGGTGGCGACCGTGCCGGTACCCCTCCCCCAGGTCGTCGAGCATGCGGATGAGGTCCTCGACGATGACGACCATCTGCTCGGGGTCCTTGCGCTTGGCCTGGACCTGCTTGCGGCCCGGCGCGGCGGTCTCGACGAGTCGCAGCTGCAGGGCCTGGTCGCCCCGGCGACCCTGGGCGATGCCGAACTCGACCCGCTGGCCCGGCTTGAGCGTGTCGACACCCGCCGGGAGCGCGTCGGAGTGGACGTAGACGTCCTCACCCTCGTCCGACGACAGGAAGCCGAAACCCTTGGCGGCGTCGAACCACCTCACCTTGCCCGTGGGCATGTCATCCCTCTCGTCGTCGGAACCGTGCGACTCACCACTGTAGTGGGTGCCGCGGAGCGCACCGTGCCGTCGCTCGGACGTCAGTGTGGCGATCGCTCCGAGGGGGCCGGTTCCGGGGCGATCACGGCCGGCTGCTCCGAGGTGTCCTCGAACCGTGCCTCGATCGTCTGGAAGCCCTTGTGCCGCTGCATCTTGGCGTAGCTGATGTAGGCCCGCTGGTCCGCGTCGGTGAGGACGACGTTGTCGGTGAAGGGGGTCAGCAGCGCGCGCGGGTACAGGTGTCGCGCGACCACCACCATGCTCTCCAGCCCGATCACGACCATCAGCGCGGCCAGGAAGATGAAGCCCATCAGCCCGAGCACCAGGGCGAACGTGCCGTTCATCTGGCTCGCCCGGTTGATGACGCCGGAGACGTACACCTGGCCGAGGATCTGCAGCAGCTGCCACAGCAGTGACGTGACGATGGCTCCGGGCAGGACCCGGCGCCACGAGGCCCGGCTGCCGCTGATCAGGTGGAAGATCATCATGAAGAAGAGCACGGTCAGGGCGAAGCCCACCCAGCCGAAGACACGGTTGAGGCCGTCGCCCCAGGACGTGCCGATGTTGTCGAGGTTCGCGAGCACCGAGCTCGCGATCGCGATCGTGAGGATCCCGAGGCCACCGATCGCGAGGAAGATCAGGCTGCGGAAGCGCTGCAGGAACGGGTTGGCACGGCTGTTGCGCGGCACGGCCCACGCGATGTTCGCGGCGTTCTGCACGGCCTGACCGAGGTTGATCGCGCCGTACAGCGCCGTGACCACGCCGATCACGATCGCCACCGAGCTGCCGCTCAGGCCTTCGGGACGCCCCAGCTGGTCGCCCACGATGGGGAACTGGCTCAGCGCCGTCTCGAGCAGGCGGTCGCGCAGCGCCGGATCACCCTGCAGGAAGAACCCGAGCACCGAGGTGCCGATCAGCAGGATCGGAAAGATCGCGAAGAAGGCGTAGTAGGCGATGATCGCGGCGAGGTACGGCCCCTGGTCGTCGAAGTACTTGTAGATGACCGCGAGCGGGAGTCCGAGCACGCGGTGCCGGCGCTGGAACGCGTCGAACCGACCGATCGTCGGACCGTGAGTGCTGGGCTCGTCGCTCATCGGCGCGTGCTCATGCGGCGTCGAGGTGCTCGCGGGCGGCTCGCACGACCGTCGCGAAGCGCGGCTCGTCGAGCACTGCGCCCTCGCGGCGGACCCGGTCGGGATCGACGCGGAGCAGGCGGTCGAGGCGCACCTCGCTCGGCCGGCCGCGGGAGTCCCACGAGCCGGTGCCGAGGTCGAGCCAGTGACGGCCCGCGCGCGCCTCCTGCTCGTGGTCGCGGTCGTGGTCCTTGCTCGTGAGGGCGAGCCCGAGAAGGACGTCACCCTCGCGGCCCACGAGCAGGACCGGGCGGTCCTTGCCCTGCGTCGGGTCGTCCTCGTAGGCCACCCACGTCCAGACGACCTCGCCCGGATCAGGGGCCCCGTCGACGTCGGGTGCGTACTCGAACTTCACGGCCTCAGCGTGCCACACGCAGGGGCGGGCGGCCCGCCGCGACGGCTCAGTCGAAGTCGGGCAGCTCGCGCTTCATGACCTTGCCGGTGGGGTTGCGCGGCAGCTCGTCGAGGAACTTCACCTTGCGGGGCACCGCGAACCTGGCCACCCGCTCCTTGGCGTAGGCCACGACCGTGTCGAGGTCCAGGGACTCCCCGTCCTTCACGACGACGTAGGCCGCCAGGCAGTGGCCCCAGTCCTTGTCGGGAATTCCGGTGACGACGACGTCGGTGATGGCCGGGTGCTCGATCAGCGCGTCCTCGAGCTCGCGCGGGAACACGTTCTCGCCGCCGGAGATGATCATGTCGTCGTCGCGGCCCGCCACGAAGAGGCGTCCGGCCTCGTCGAAGTAGCCGAGGTCGCCGGAGTGCATCAGGCCGTCGGCGAACGACTTGGAGTTGCCGTCGGTGTAGCCACCGAACTGCATCTCGTTGCCGACGTAGATGACCCCGGTCTCACCCTGGGGGACTTCCTTGCCGTCGGTGTCGAGGATCTTGACGATCGTGCGCCACGGGACCCGGCCCGCCGTGCCCGGAGCGGCCCGGAGGTCCTCCGGGGCCGCGATCGAGACCCATCCGGTCTCGGTCGCGCCGTAGAAGTTGTAGACCGAGTCGGTGAACATGTCCATGAAGTGGTTCGCCAGGTCGCCCGCGAGCGCCGAACCGCTGCTCGCCGTGATCTTGAGGCTCGAGACGTCGCTCTTCTCGACCGCCGCCGAGGAGGCGTCGACCAGGCGCTGCATCATGAGCGGCACGACGACCAGGACGTCGGCCTGGTACTGGTCGATGTCGGCGAGTACCTGCTCGGGCTTGAACTTGCGACGCAGGACGTAGGTGGGGACCGTCGAGAGGCCGAAACCGAAGTTCAAAAGGCCCCACGAGTGGAACAGCGGAGCCGCCAGGACGACGGTGGAGTTGCCCGAGTACGGGATGGCCCCGAAGAACGTCATGAGCGGATCGAGGTTCTCCGGCTCCTTGCGGTTGGCGCCCTTGGGCAGGCCCGTGGTGCCGGAGGTGAAGATCACGATGCCACCGGGGCGCTCGGGCTTCTTGTGCGGCTTCGACGACTCCGCGGCGGCCAGCTTCGCGAGGGTCGGGAGCCCGTGGGTGTCGTCGTCCTCCCACGCCACGAGGATCTGGTCCTGGTCGAGCTCGGACGCCACGGCGAGGAACTCCTGGTCGACGATCGCCAGACCGGCACCCTCGCGACGGGTCAGCTCGCCGAGCTGGTTGGAGCTGGCCATCGTGTTGAGCAGCAGCACCTTCGCGCCACGCTGCATCAGGGCGATCATCGCCACGACCATGTGGCGGTGGTTGCGGCACAGCAGGGCGACCGAGTCGCCGGCGCCGATGCCCTTGGTCGCCAGCGCCGCGGTGGCGCGGTTGACCTCGTCGTACAGCTCCTGCCACGTGATCTCACCGGCGTCGTCGATGATCGCGAGCTGGTTCGGGAACCGGGCGGCGGCGGCACCGGCCGCGGACGGGAAGCCGGGGCCCCACGTCGCGAGCTTGATGCCGGCCTTGATGAGGCGGTGCGGCGGCTGGACCTTGAGCAGTCCGATCTGTCGCAGGACCTTCAGCTTGTACCCGACATCGCCCACGAGGTTGCCACCTGTTCCACCAGACATGTCCCGACCGTACGACGACGAGACCCGATTCGCAGCAGCGTAACAGCGGGTTACCGGGCGGGCTCCCCGGCCATCAGCTCGGCCTCCTCCTCGGTGAAGATGCGCGAGCGGATGATGAACCGCTGGCCCGTGGGCCCCTCGATCGAGAATCCGGCACCCCGCCCCGGCACGACATCGATCGTGATGTGAGTGTGCGACCAGTAGTTGAACTGCTCGCGCGAGATGTGCACCGGCACGATCCCGGCGGGGTCGATCTCCGGCTCCGGGCCGATGTCGAGGTCGCCGAGGTGCACGTCGGTCGGGCCCACGATGTAGAAGCCCTGCGTGAAGCACATCGGGGCGGAGCCGTCGCAGCAACCGCCCGACTGGTGGAACATCAACGGCTTGCCGTGCGACGTGCGGAGCTCACGTAGGAGGTCGGCGGCCTCGTCGGTCATGGCGATGCGATCCACGGTCATCACGGCTCCTGGTGTCGGTCGGGTCGAGGAAAAGAGGTGCACCCCGGCCGGGGGCCGGGGTGCACCAGCTCAGGGGCGCCGGCTCAGAAGAAGCCCTGGGCGTTGTTCGAGTAACTGACCAGCAGGTTCTTGGTCTGCTGGTAGTGGTCGAGCATCATCAGGTGGTTCTCCCGACCGATGCCCGACGACTTGTAGCCGCCGAACGCCGCGTGCGCCGGGTAGGCGTGGTAGCTGTTCGTCCACACCCGTCCGGCCTGGATGTCGCGCCCCGCGCGGTAGGCGGTGTTCGTGTCGCGCGACCACACCCCGGCGCCGAGGCCGTAGAGCGTGTCGTTGGCGATGCTCATGGCGTCGTCGTAGTCGTCGAAGCCCGTGACCGACACGACCGGACCGAAGATCTCCTCCTGGAACACCCGCATCTTGTTGTGGCCCTGGAAGATCGTCGGGGCGACGTAGTAGCCGCCCGACAGGTCGCCGCCGAGGTCGACGCGCTCACCACCGGTGATGATGCGGGCCCCCTCCTGCACGCCGATCTCGAAGTAGCTGAGGATCTTCTCGAGCTGGTCGTTGCTGGCCTGGGCGCCGATCATCGTGTCGGTGTCGAGCGGGTTGCCCTGCTTGATGAGCTTGGTGCGCTCGGTCGCGGCCGGCAGGAACTGCTCGAGGATCGAGTTCTGGATCAGCGCGCGGCTCGGGCAGGTGCAGACCTCGCCCTGGTTGAGCGCGAACATCGTGAAGCCCTCGAGCGCCTTGTCGTAGAACGCGTCGTCCTCGCGCGAGACGTCCTCGAAGAAGACGTTGGGCGACTTGCCGCCGAGCTCGAGGGTCACGGGGATCAGGTTCTGGCTGGCCATCTGCATGATCAGGCGGCCGGTCGTGGTCTCCCCCGTGAAGGCGATCTTGCGGATGCGGCTGCTCGACGCGAGCGGCGCGCCGGCCTCCGCGCCGAAGCCGTTGACGACGTTCAGGACGCCCGGCGGCAGCAGGTCGGCGACGAGCTCCATCAGCAGCATGATCGAGGCCGGGGTCTGCTCGGCCGGCTTCAGCACGACGGCGTTGCCGGCGGCCAGCGCAGGAGCGAGCTTCCAGACGGCCATCAGGATCGGGAAGTTCCAGGGGATGATCTGGCCGACGACGCCCAGCGGCTCCTGGAAGTGGTAGGCGACCGTGTCCTCGTCGATCTGCGACAGGTGGCCCTCCTGGGCCCGGATGGCGCCGGCGAAGTAGCGGAAGTGGTCGACCGCCAGCGGCAGGTCGGCCGCCATGGTCTCGCGCACCGGCTTGCCGTTGTCCCACGTCTCGCCGACGGCGAGCATCTCGAGGTTCTCCTCCATGCGGTCGGCGATCTTGTTGAGGATCACCGCCCGTTCGGCGACGGACGTCTTGCCCCACGCGGGAGCCGCGGCGTGCGCGGCGTCGAGGGCGAGCTCGATGTCCTCGGCGGTGCCGCGGGCGATCTCGCAGAACACCTTGCCGTTGACCGGCGAGACGTTCTCGAAGTACTGGCCCTTGACCGGGGCGACGTACTCGCCGCCGATCCAGTTGTCGTACCGGGACTTGTAGCTGACGACACTGCCTTCGGTGCCGGGCTGGGCGTAGACGGCCATGTGGACCACTCCATTCGGGGTCGGGGTCGCCGCCCCGTTTCCGGACGGCATGACGTGACGTGACGCTAGTCACACGGTCGTTGCCCCCGGGTTGCCCCAACGTTGCGCCGCAGGTCAGCCGTCGAGGGACCACCCCGGCCGTCGGGTGGCCGGGCGGGCCGAGCCGCGGGCGAGGCAGGCGTCCGGGCGCAGACGAAGGAGCTGCACGCCCTAGGAGAAGATCAGGCAGGACGACGTCGCGTGCGCGAGGAGTCGACCCTGCCCGTCGAGGATCTGGGCCTCGGCGAGCGCCGTGCGGCGACCCCGCTGCAGG
This region includes:
- a CDS encoding DUF779 domain-containing protein gives rise to the protein MTVDRIAMTDEAADLLRELRTSHGKPLMFHQSGGCCDGSAPMCFTQGFYIVGPTDVHLGDLDIGPEPEIDPAGIVPVHISREQFNYWSHTHITIDVVPGRGAGFSIEGPTGQRFIIRSRIFTEEEAELMAGEPAR
- a CDS encoding type II toxin-antitoxin system PemK/MazF family toxin — encoded protein: MKFEYAPDVDGAPDPGEVVWTWVAYEDDPTQGKDRPVLLVGREGDVLLGLALTSKDHDRDHEQEARAGRHWLDLGTGSWDSRGRPSEVRLDRLLRVDPDRVRREGAVLDEPRFATVVRAAREHLDAA
- a CDS encoding YihY/virulence factor BrkB family protein — encoded protein: MSDEPSTHGPTIGRFDAFQRRHRVLGLPLAVIYKYFDDQGPYLAAIIAYYAFFAIFPILLIGTSVLGFFLQGDPALRDRLLETALSQFPIVGDQLGRPEGLSGSSVAIVIGVVTALYGAINLGQAVQNAANIAWAVPRNSRANPFLQRFRSLIFLAIGGLGILTIAIASSVLANLDNIGTSWGDGLNRVFGWVGFALTVLFFMMIFHLISGSRASWRRVLPGAIVTSLLWQLLQILGQVYVSGVINRASQMNGTFALVLGLMGFIFLAALMVVIGLESMVVVARHLYPRALLTPFTDNVVLTDADQRAYISYAKMQRHKGFQTIEARFEDTSEQPAVIAPEPAPSERSPH
- a CDS encoding AMP-binding protein, producing the protein MSGGTGGNLVGDVGYKLKVLRQIGLLKVQPPHRLIKAGIKLATWGPGFPSAAGAAAARFPNQLAIIDDAGEITWQELYDEVNRATAALATKGIGAGDSVALLCRNHRHMVVAMIALMQRGAKVLLLNTMASSNQLGELTRREGAGLAIVDQEFLAVASELDQDQILVAWEDDDTHGLPTLAKLAAAESSKPHKKPERPGGIVIFTSGTTGLPKGANRKEPENLDPLMTFFGAIPYSGNSTVVLAAPLFHSWGLLNFGFGLSTVPTYVLRRKFKPEQVLADIDQYQADVLVVVPLMMQRLVDASSAAVEKSDVSSLKITASSGSALAGDLANHFMDMFTDSVYNFYGATETGWVSIAAPEDLRAAPGTAGRVPWRTIVKILDTDGKEVPQGETGVIYVGNEMQFGGYTDGNSKSFADGLMHSGDLGYFDEAGRLFVAGRDDDMIISGGENVFPRELEDALIEHPAITDVVVTGIPDKDWGHCLAAYVVVKDGESLDLDTVVAYAKERVARFAVPRKVKFLDELPRNPTGKVMKRELPDFD
- the adh gene encoding aldehyde dehydrogenase, yielding MAVYAQPGTEGSVVSYKSRYDNWIGGEYVAPVKGQYFENVSPVNGKVFCEIARGTAEDIELALDAAHAAAPAWGKTSVAERAVILNKIADRMEENLEMLAVGETWDNGKPVRETMAADLPLAVDHFRYFAGAIRAQEGHLSQIDEDTVAYHFQEPLGVVGQIIPWNFPILMAVWKLAPALAAGNAVVLKPAEQTPASIMLLMELVADLLPPGVLNVVNGFGAEAGAPLASSSRIRKIAFTGETTTGRLIMQMASQNLIPVTLELGGKSPNVFFEDVSREDDAFYDKALEGFTMFALNQGEVCTCPSRALIQNSILEQFLPAATERTKLIKQGNPLDTDTMIGAQASNDQLEKILSYFEIGVQEGARIITGGERVDLGGDLSGGYYVAPTIFQGHNKMRVFQEEIFGPVVSVTGFDDYDDAMSIANDTLYGLGAGVWSRDTNTAYRAGRDIQAGRVWTNSYHAYPAHAAFGGYKSSGIGRENHLMMLDHYQQTKNLLVSYSNNAQGFF
- a CDS encoding cold-shock protein; its protein translation is MPTGKVRWFDAAKGFGFLSSDEGEDVYVHSDALPAGVDTLKPGQRVEFGIAQGRRGDQALQLRLVETAAPGRKQVQAKRKDPEQMVVIVEDLIRMLDDLGEGYRHGRHPDARKAKPVAQVLRALAGELDPS